In a single window of the Neodiprion virginianus isolate iyNeoVirg1 chromosome 1, iyNeoVirg1.1, whole genome shotgun sequence genome:
- the LOC124298454 gene encoding transcriptional activator protein Pur-alpha-like isoform X2: MGEILINLNQNVNNQQTLANGWGDTMGKIQYWHPEGQQGQQGEQELATKMLQIQSKRFYLDVKQNRRGRFIKVAEIGADGRRSQIFLALSTASEFRDHLSTFSDFYASLGPPNPDNVPDDGKLKSEMMVKDNRRYYLDLKENSRGRFLRVSQTITRGGPRSQIAIPAQGMIEFRDALTDLLEEFGTDDGGFKGDLPEGRYMRVDNKNFYFDIGQNNRGIYMRISEVKTNFRTAITVPEKSWGRFRDIFADYCEKMKEGGGGGGGGGGGGGGAGGGGGGVGGGAGGGGGGGGIGVVGVGIGGGGGSGIGGNNLADGKTMVAQVPSPSSSQQPNPNLDSPLLK; this comes from the exons ATGGGggaaatattgataaatttaaacCAAAATGTTAATAACCAACAGACATTAGCTAACGGATGGGGCGATACTATGGGAAAAATACAATATTGGCATCCCGAAG GCCAACAAGGCCAACAGGGTGAACAAGAACTGGCAACAAAGATGCTACAAATTCAAAGTAAGAGATTCTATCTGGATGTGAAACAAAACAGACGTGGCAGATTCATCAAAGTTGCTGAG ATTGGAGCTGATGGACGAAGAAGCCAGATTTTTCTGGCGTTAAGCACAGCTTCTGAATTTCGAGATCACCTTTCCACATTCAGTGACTTCTACGCATCGTTAG GTCCCCCAAATCCAGACAACGTGCCGGACGATGGGAAACTCAAATCAGAAATGATGGTGAAAGATAATCGACGGTACTATCTTGACCTCAAGGAAAACTCACGTGGCCGTTTCCTGAGG GTATCTCAAACGATAACACGGGGTGGACCGAGGTCGCAGATAGCAATACCAGCGCAAGGGATGATTGAATTTCGTGATGCATTGACGGACTTACTAGAAGAATTTGGTACAGACGATGGTGGATTCAAAGGCGATTTACCAGAGGGGCGTTACATGCGtgttgataataaaaatttctacttcGATATCGGTCAAAATAATCGTGGCATATACATGAGAATTTCGGAG GTAAAAACGAACTTTAGAACAGCGATTACCGTACCAGAGAAGTCATGGGGACGATTCAGAGATATATTTGCGGACtactgtgaaaaaatgaaggagggaggaggaggaggaggcggcggtggtggtggaggCGGCGGAGCcggaggcggaggaggaggagtaggaggaggagcaggaggaggaggaggaggaggaggaataGGAGTAGTAGGAGTTGGGatcggtggtggtggtggtagtgGAATTGGTGGAAACAATCTGGCAGATGGAAAAACAATGGTAGCGCAAGTACCATCACCGTCTTCATCGCAACAGCCTAACCCTAATTTAGACTCCCCACTACTCAAGTGA
- the LOC124298454 gene encoding transcriptional activator protein Pur-beta-like isoform X4 encodes MSDQESLDDQRPKYGPGSTETGGADFDSGQQGQQGEQELATKMLQIQSKRFYLDVKQNRRGRFIKVAEIGADGRRSQIFLALSTASEFRDHLSTFSDFYASLGPPNPDNVPDDGKLKSEMMVKDNRRYYLDLKENSRGRFLRVSQTITRGGPRSQIAIPAQGMIEFRDALTDLLEEFGTDDGGFKGDLPEGRYMRVDNKNFYFDIGQNNRGIYMRISEVKTNFRTAITVPEKSWGRFRDIFADYCEKMKEGGGGGGGGGGGGGGAGGGGGGVGGGAGGGGGGGGIGVVGVGIGGGGGSGIGGNNLADGKTMVAQVPSPSSSQQPNPNLDSPLLK; translated from the exons GCCAACAAGGCCAACAGGGTGAACAAGAACTGGCAACAAAGATGCTACAAATTCAAAGTAAGAGATTCTATCTGGATGTGAAACAAAACAGACGTGGCAGATTCATCAAAGTTGCTGAG ATTGGAGCTGATGGACGAAGAAGCCAGATTTTTCTGGCGTTAAGCACAGCTTCTGAATTTCGAGATCACCTTTCCACATTCAGTGACTTCTACGCATCGTTAG GTCCCCCAAATCCAGACAACGTGCCGGACGATGGGAAACTCAAATCAGAAATGATGGTGAAAGATAATCGACGGTACTATCTTGACCTCAAGGAAAACTCACGTGGCCGTTTCCTGAGG GTATCTCAAACGATAACACGGGGTGGACCGAGGTCGCAGATAGCAATACCAGCGCAAGGGATGATTGAATTTCGTGATGCATTGACGGACTTACTAGAAGAATTTGGTACAGACGATGGTGGATTCAAAGGCGATTTACCAGAGGGGCGTTACATGCGtgttgataataaaaatttctacttcGATATCGGTCAAAATAATCGTGGCATATACATGAGAATTTCGGAG GTAAAAACGAACTTTAGAACAGCGATTACCGTACCAGAGAAGTCATGGGGACGATTCAGAGATATATTTGCGGACtactgtgaaaaaatgaaggagggaggaggaggaggaggcggcggtggtggtggaggCGGCGGAGCcggaggcggaggaggaggagtaggaggaggagcaggaggaggaggaggaggaggaggaataGGAGTAGTAGGAGTTGGGatcggtggtggtggtggtagtgGAATTGGTGGAAACAATCTGGCAGATGGAAAAACAATGGTAGCGCAAGTACCATCACCGTCTTCATCGCAACAGCCTAACCCTAATTTAGACTCCCCACTACTCAAGTGA
- the LOC124298454 gene encoding transcriptional activator protein Pur-alpha-like isoform X3, which yields MSDQESLDDQRPKYGPGSTETGGADFDSGQQGQQGEQELATKMLQIQSKRFYLDVKQNRRGRFIKVAEIGADGRRSQIFLALSTASEFRDHLSTFSDFYASLGPPNPDNVPDDGKLKSEMMVKDNRRYYLDLKENSRGRFLRVSHPVSQTITRGGPRSQIAIPAQGMIEFRDALTDLLEEFGTDDGGFKGDLPEGRYMRVDNKNFYFDIGQNNRGIYMRISEVKTNFRTAITVPEKSWGRFRDIFADYCEKMKEGGGGGGGGGGGGGGAGGGGGGVGGGAGGGGGGGGIGVVGVGIGGGGGSGIGGNNLADGKTMVAQVPSPSSSQQPNPNLDSPLLK from the exons GCCAACAAGGCCAACAGGGTGAACAAGAACTGGCAACAAAGATGCTACAAATTCAAAGTAAGAGATTCTATCTGGATGTGAAACAAAACAGACGTGGCAGATTCATCAAAGTTGCTGAG ATTGGAGCTGATGGACGAAGAAGCCAGATTTTTCTGGCGTTAAGCACAGCTTCTGAATTTCGAGATCACCTTTCCACATTCAGTGACTTCTACGCATCGTTAG GTCCCCCAAATCCAGACAACGTGCCGGACGATGGGAAACTCAAATCAGAAATGATGGTGAAAGATAATCGACGGTACTATCTTGACCTCAAGGAAAACTCACGTGGCCGTTTCCTGAGGGTGAGTCACCCT GTATCTCAAACGATAACACGGGGTGGACCGAGGTCGCAGATAGCAATACCAGCGCAAGGGATGATTGAATTTCGTGATGCATTGACGGACTTACTAGAAGAATTTGGTACAGACGATGGTGGATTCAAAGGCGATTTACCAGAGGGGCGTTACATGCGtgttgataataaaaatttctacttcGATATCGGTCAAAATAATCGTGGCATATACATGAGAATTTCGGAG GTAAAAACGAACTTTAGAACAGCGATTACCGTACCAGAGAAGTCATGGGGACGATTCAGAGATATATTTGCGGACtactgtgaaaaaatgaaggagggaggaggaggaggaggcggcggtggtggtggaggCGGCGGAGCcggaggcggaggaggaggagtaggaggaggagcaggaggaggaggaggaggaggaggaataGGAGTAGTAGGAGTTGGGatcggtggtggtggtggtagtgGAATTGGTGGAAACAATCTGGCAGATGGAAAAACAATGGTAGCGCAAGTACCATCACCGTCTTCATCGCAACAGCCTAACCCTAATTTAGACTCCCCACTACTCAAGTGA
- the LOC124298454 gene encoding transcriptional activator protein Pur-alpha-like isoform X1, whose protein sequence is MGEILINLNQNVNNQQTLANGWGDTMGKIQYWHPEGQQGQQGEQELATKMLQIQSKRFYLDVKQNRRGRFIKVAEIGADGRRSQIFLALSTASEFRDHLSTFSDFYASLGPPNPDNVPDDGKLKSEMMVKDNRRYYLDLKENSRGRFLRVSHPVSQTITRGGPRSQIAIPAQGMIEFRDALTDLLEEFGTDDGGFKGDLPEGRYMRVDNKNFYFDIGQNNRGIYMRISEVKTNFRTAITVPEKSWGRFRDIFADYCEKMKEGGGGGGGGGGGGGGAGGGGGGVGGGAGGGGGGGGIGVVGVGIGGGGGSGIGGNNLADGKTMVAQVPSPSSSQQPNPNLDSPLLK, encoded by the exons ATGGGggaaatattgataaatttaaacCAAAATGTTAATAACCAACAGACATTAGCTAACGGATGGGGCGATACTATGGGAAAAATACAATATTGGCATCCCGAAG GCCAACAAGGCCAACAGGGTGAACAAGAACTGGCAACAAAGATGCTACAAATTCAAAGTAAGAGATTCTATCTGGATGTGAAACAAAACAGACGTGGCAGATTCATCAAAGTTGCTGAG ATTGGAGCTGATGGACGAAGAAGCCAGATTTTTCTGGCGTTAAGCACAGCTTCTGAATTTCGAGATCACCTTTCCACATTCAGTGACTTCTACGCATCGTTAG GTCCCCCAAATCCAGACAACGTGCCGGACGATGGGAAACTCAAATCAGAAATGATGGTGAAAGATAATCGACGGTACTATCTTGACCTCAAGGAAAACTCACGTGGCCGTTTCCTGAGGGTGAGTCACCCT GTATCTCAAACGATAACACGGGGTGGACCGAGGTCGCAGATAGCAATACCAGCGCAAGGGATGATTGAATTTCGTGATGCATTGACGGACTTACTAGAAGAATTTGGTACAGACGATGGTGGATTCAAAGGCGATTTACCAGAGGGGCGTTACATGCGtgttgataataaaaatttctacttcGATATCGGTCAAAATAATCGTGGCATATACATGAGAATTTCGGAG GTAAAAACGAACTTTAGAACAGCGATTACCGTACCAGAGAAGTCATGGGGACGATTCAGAGATATATTTGCGGACtactgtgaaaaaatgaaggagggaggaggaggaggaggcggcggtggtggtggaggCGGCGGAGCcggaggcggaggaggaggagtaggaggaggagcaggaggaggaggaggaggaggaggaataGGAGTAGTAGGAGTTGGGatcggtggtggtggtggtagtgGAATTGGTGGAAACAATCTGGCAGATGGAAAAACAATGGTAGCGCAAGTACCATCACCGTCTTCATCGCAACAGCCTAACCCTAATTTAGACTCCCCACTACTCAAGTGA